The following coding sequences are from one Kallotenue papyrolyticum window:
- a CDS encoding glycosyltransferase family 2 protein — protein MSIDIIIPNYNGAALLPTCLDALRRQTRRDARITVVDDASTDESLTLLRTCYPEVRVIALSRNRGLARAVNCGIAATQGEYVVLLNNDTEAEPRWLEELVGALERHPQYAFAASKLLLFDRRNVLHSAGDGYRCNGVPYNRGVWEQDRGQYDQIAEVFGPCAGAAAYRRSALEALAVDGRVFDEDLVMYCEDVDLNLRARLAGLRTIYVPTAVVYHRLSATGGGPLASYYCGRNFILVWVKNMPWQSMLRCGLPFAASQYRITIDALRHIRGAAARARLRGQCAALRDLPRFVRKRAQVQRSISADEWHAWLN, from the coding sequence ATGAGCATCGACATTATTATTCCCAACTACAACGGCGCGGCGCTGCTGCCAACCTGCCTCGATGCGCTGCGCCGGCAAACGCGACGTGACGCACGCATCACGGTCGTGGACGACGCCTCAACCGATGAGTCGCTGACGCTGTTGCGCACGTGCTACCCTGAGGTACGCGTCATCGCCCTGAGTCGCAACCGCGGTCTGGCACGCGCCGTCAACTGTGGCATCGCCGCGACGCAGGGCGAGTACGTCGTCCTGCTCAACAACGACACCGAAGCCGAGCCGCGCTGGCTGGAGGAGCTGGTCGGCGCCCTGGAGCGCCACCCGCAGTACGCCTTCGCCGCCAGCAAGCTGCTGCTCTTCGACCGACGTAACGTCCTGCATTCAGCCGGCGATGGGTACCGCTGCAACGGTGTACCCTATAATCGTGGCGTCTGGGAACAGGATCGGGGACAATACGATCAGATCGCGGAGGTCTTCGGACCTTGCGCCGGGGCGGCGGCCTACCGTCGGAGCGCGCTCGAGGCCCTCGCCGTCGATGGACGTGTCTTTGATGAGGATCTGGTGATGTACTGCGAGGATGTCGATCTCAACCTCCGCGCGCGCCTGGCCGGGCTGCGCACCATCTACGTCCCGACGGCAGTAGTGTACCATCGCCTAAGCGCCACCGGTGGCGGCCCGCTGGCCAGCTACTACTGTGGCCGCAACTTTATCTTGGTATGGGTTAAAAACATGCCCTGGCAGAGCATGCTGCGCTGTGGCTTGCCGTTCGCGGCCAGTCAATACCGTATCACCATCGACGCCCTGCGCCACATCCGTGGCGCAGCGGCGCGCGCGCGCCTACGGGGCCAGTGTGCCGCACTGCGCGATCTGCCACGCTTCGTACGCAAGCGCGCGCAGGTCCAACGCAGCATCAGTGCCGACGAATGGCATGCCTGGCTGAACTAG
- a CDS encoding DUF951 domain-containing protein, which yields MKGPLSLNIGDTVQMRKPHPCGGDTWRVVRVGADIGLRCLTCERKVLLPRSECERRIKRIVAQATPDQAPSAGARREQES from the coding sequence ATGAAGGGTCCACTGTCGCTCAATATTGGTGACACGGTGCAGATGCGCAAGCCCCACCCGTGTGGTGGCGATACCTGGCGCGTGGTGCGCGTCGGCGCGGATATCGGCCTGCGCTGCCTGACGTGTGAGCGCAAGGTCTTGTTGCCGCGCTCGGAGTGCGAACGGCGCATCAAGCGTATTGTGGCACAGGCCACGCCGGATCAGGCGCCGTCGGCCGGGGCACGGCGTGAACAGGAGTCCTAG
- a CDS encoding IS5 family transposase (programmed frameshift), whose protein sequence is MEPLLPTRVNTHRFGGGRPRVPDRRCADAIFYVLRTGGQWASLNETDLCAKSTAHDRFQEWVEAGVFLALWKAGVERFDELRGLDWNWLSMDGAMTKAPLGGKKTGPNPTDRGKDGVKRSLLTEGHGVPIGVAIDGANRHDMKLVRATIESLVVERPAPTDAQPQGMCLDKGYDFAEVRAVLAEFGFTAHIRSRGEEAKQLAREAGKIARRWVVERSHSWLNRFRRLLVRWEKKGQHYLAFLHFACALVAFRAAGLFG, encoded by the exons ATGGAACCACTGCTCCCCACGCGGGTAAACACGCACCGCTTTGGCGGAGGCCGGCCGCGTGTGCCTGACCGCCGCTGTGCTGACGCTATCTTTTATGTGCTGCGAACGGGCGGCCAGTGGGCGTCGTTGAATGAGACCGACTTGTGCGCCAAATCCACCGCCCACGACCGTTTTCAAGAATGGGTCGAGGCTGGCGTGTTCCTCGCACTGTGGAAAGCCGGTGTCGAACGCTTCGATGAATTGCGAGGGCTGGACTGGAACTGGCTGAGTATGGACGGGGCGATGACCAAAGCGCCG TTGGGGGGGAAAAAGACCGGCCCAAATCCCACTGACCGTGGCAAAGACGGCGTCAAACGCTCGCTGCTGACCGAGGGCCACGGCGTGCCAATTGGCGTAGCCATTGATGGCGCGAACCGTCACGATATGAAGCTGGTGCGCGCCACGATTGAAAGCCTTGTGGTCGAGCGACCCGCCCCGACGGACGCGCAGCCTCAGGGGATGTGCCTGGATAAAGGGTACGACTTTGCGGAAGTGCGGGCGGTGCTGGCGGAGTTCGGCTTTACCGCACACATTCGCAGTCGTGGAGAGGAAGCTAAGCAACTCGCCCGCGAGGCCGGCAAGATAGCACGGCGCTGGGTGGTGGAGCGCAGCCATAGCTGGCTCAACCGCTTTCGCCGCTTGTTGGTGCGCTGGGAGAAAAAGGGCCAGCACTATCTTGCCTTCCTGCACTTTGCCTGTGCCTTGGTCGCCTTTCGCGCCGCTGGGTTATTCGGATAG
- the mazG gene encoding nucleoside triphosphate pyrophosphohydrolase — MTGLTIMGLGPGDARLLTLEARDHLQSIARLVLRTTVHPTVRQLPAHLQIESFDALYESAPDFDTIYRTIAATLLERVARGEELTYAVPGHPLVAEATTRRLLTEARARGIPVRIIAGLSFVEPVCEALQLDPLAQGLQLLDALDLQPAAFPEPATPDQRAWSELQGVGPYTPPYVPYPLQATRPALIAQVYSRRVASAVKLALLERYPAEHIVTVVRAAGVAGETELRQSALRELDHHEALLDHLSVVYVPPLAVHEDLRSLDGLAWVVARLLGPAGCPWDREQTHRSLRPFLLEEAHEVLAALDADDPAALSEELGDLLLQIMMHSEMARQSGVFDLGDVLAQITAKLMRRHPHVFGAANVGGSGEVLRHWEAIKAQERAAKGAAPRGLLDGIPATLPALATAQQIGERVARVGFDWPDLAGVWAKVHEEIDELRSAAPEQRSEEFGDLLFVLARLASWLGVDAESALRAANAKFRQRYAACEALAQGRDLRTLSAEELDRLWQAAKQRNAAQAHNGKPMAEQEP, encoded by the coding sequence ATGACCGGACTGACAATTATGGGGCTCGGGCCGGGCGATGCCCGCCTGCTGACGCTCGAAGCGCGCGATCATCTCCAGTCGATCGCGCGCCTGGTGCTGCGCACCACGGTCCACCCGACGGTGCGCCAGTTGCCGGCGCATCTCCAGATCGAGTCGTTCGACGCGCTGTATGAGTCGGCGCCTGATTTCGATACCATCTACCGCACGATCGCCGCTACGCTGCTGGAGCGCGTGGCGCGCGGCGAGGAGCTGACCTATGCCGTTCCCGGCCATCCCCTGGTGGCCGAAGCGACTACGCGCCGGCTGCTGACCGAGGCGCGCGCGCGCGGCATCCCGGTGCGCATCATCGCCGGCCTCTCCTTTGTCGAGCCGGTGTGCGAGGCGTTGCAGCTCGATCCGCTGGCGCAGGGCCTGCAACTGCTCGACGCGCTTGATCTGCAGCCGGCGGCCTTTCCGGAGCCGGCCACACCCGATCAACGCGCCTGGTCGGAGTTGCAGGGCGTTGGACCCTACACGCCGCCCTACGTGCCCTACCCGCTGCAGGCGACTCGTCCGGCGCTGATCGCCCAGGTGTATAGCCGGCGCGTGGCGTCGGCTGTCAAGCTGGCACTGCTGGAGCGCTATCCCGCCGAGCATATCGTGACGGTGGTGCGCGCTGCCGGTGTGGCCGGCGAGACCGAGCTGCGGCAGAGCGCCCTGCGCGAGCTGGATCACCACGAGGCATTGCTGGATCATCTGAGTGTGGTGTATGTGCCGCCGCTGGCCGTACACGAGGATCTGCGCAGCCTGGATGGCCTGGCGTGGGTGGTTGCACGCCTGCTGGGGCCGGCGGGCTGTCCCTGGGATCGCGAACAGACCCACCGCTCGCTGCGGCCGTTTCTGCTGGAGGAGGCCCACGAGGTGCTGGCAGCGCTGGATGCCGACGATCCCGCTGCCCTGAGCGAGGAGCTGGGCGATCTGCTGCTGCAGATCATGATGCACAGCGAAATGGCGCGCCAGAGTGGTGTGTTCGATCTGGGCGACGTGCTGGCGCAGATCACTGCCAAACTGATGCGCCGCCACCCCCACGTCTTCGGCGCGGCCAACGTCGGAGGTAGCGGCGAGGTCCTGCGCCACTGGGAAGCGATCAAAGCCCAGGAGCGCGCTGCCAAGGGCGCAGCACCGCGCGGCCTGCTGGATGGTATTCCCGCGACGCTGCCGGCACTGGCCACCGCCCAGCAGATCGGCGAGCGCGTGGCGCGGGTCGGCTTCGACTGGCCCGATCTGGCTGGGGTGTGGGCCAAGGTGCACGAGGAGATCGACGAGTTGCGTTCCGCAGCGCCGGAGCAGCGCAGCGAAGAGTTCGGTGACCTGCTCTTTGTGCTGGCGCGGCTGGCCTCCTGGTTGGGCGTGGATGCCGAGTCGGCGTTGCGTGCCGCCAACGCCAAGTTCCGGCAGCGCTATGCCGCCTGTGAGGCGCTGGCGCAGGGACGTGATCTGCGTACGCTCAGCGCGGAGGAGCTCGATCGGCTGTGGCAGGCCGCCAAACAGCGCAACGCCGCGCAGGCACACAACGGCAAGCCCATGGCCGAGCAGGAGCCATAG
- a CDS encoding NfeD family protein, whose product MGAAPLPISRWRSTAVLLLTMLGVLCGWQPATTQAQVPAQVYYVTLRYGLTEPAAHLARRALREAEAAGATALIVEVRGGGSLRAAWPLARDLAAARVPVVVYIAPRGTSGGPVGALLLAASHVAAMAPEASVGVAAPLVVAPAGVRPTTQQLLVEDAARQVTAWARARGRNAAWFEQAVRQGAIIDAERARALEPPLIELVATPEELLAGLQGRRVVLEDGSQRTLETLGARVQPVRPTLLESIGQLLALPTVAFLLFVLGGLAIYLELTTPGMGIPGATGALLVLAALVGFVLGDVRAWAVLLLAVALVVIGLEHVVASHGALTLLGVVLLALGAIMLVDPARAPGLRVSPLVIGGVVALLGSAAFGLALLTVRLRRQRPVTGQEALIGRIAEVRKAVDPEGQVFVNGALWLAWSDEGPFHEGELVRVAGVHGLRLYVQRVSEE is encoded by the coding sequence ATGGGCGCTGCTCCACTGCCGATCAGTCGCTGGCGCAGCACGGCGGTGCTGCTGCTCACCATGCTGGGCGTGCTCTGCGGGTGGCAGCCGGCGACGACACAGGCCCAGGTTCCCGCGCAGGTGTACTACGTCACGCTGCGCTACGGGCTGACCGAGCCGGCGGCGCACCTGGCGCGTCGCGCGCTGCGCGAGGCCGAAGCCGCCGGTGCTACGGCATTGATCGTCGAGGTGCGCGGTGGCGGCTCGTTGCGTGCTGCCTGGCCACTGGCCCGCGATCTGGCCGCGGCGCGCGTGCCGGTTGTGGTGTACATTGCGCCACGCGGCACGAGCGGCGGTCCGGTCGGTGCGCTGTTGCTGGCCGCCAGTCATGTTGCAGCTATGGCGCCGGAGGCCTCGGTCGGGGTTGCCGCGCCGCTGGTGGTTGCGCCCGCCGGCGTCAGGCCGACCACCCAACAACTGCTGGTGGAGGATGCCGCGCGGCAGGTGACCGCCTGGGCGCGGGCTCGTGGACGGAACGCAGCCTGGTTCGAGCAGGCCGTGCGCCAGGGGGCGATTATCGATGCCGAACGCGCCCGCGCGCTTGAACCGCCGCTGATCGAGCTCGTGGCGACGCCTGAAGAATTGTTGGCCGGCCTGCAGGGGCGACGCGTTGTTCTGGAGGACGGCTCGCAGCGCACGCTCGAAACGCTGGGCGCGCGTGTGCAGCCTGTCCGGCCCACACTGTTGGAGTCGATCGGCCAACTGCTGGCGCTGCCAACCGTTGCCTTTCTGCTGTTTGTGTTGGGCGGGCTGGCGATCTACCTGGAGCTGACCACGCCCGGCATGGGCATCCCTGGGGCGACGGGCGCCCTGCTGGTGCTGGCGGCACTGGTCGGCTTCGTGCTGGGCGATGTGCGCGCCTGGGCCGTGCTGCTGTTGGCGGTCGCCCTGGTGGTGATCGGCCTGGAGCACGTGGTGGCCTCGCACGGCGCGCTGACGTTGTTGGGCGTGGTGCTGCTGGCGCTGGGCGCGATCATGCTGGTTGATCCGGCGCGCGCGCCCGGCTTGCGCGTCTCGCCGCTGGTGATTGGTGGGGTGGTCGCGCTGCTGGGCAGTGCCGCATTTGGCCTGGCGCTGCTGACGGTTCGGCTACGCCGTCAGCGTCCGGTGACCGGCCAGGAGGCGCTGATCGGGCGCATTGCCGAGGTGCGCAAGGCCGTCGATCCGGAGGGGCAGGTCTTCGTCAACGGTGCGCTATGGCTGGCCTGGAGCGATGAAGGTCCGTTTCACGAGGGTGAGCTGGTGCGCGTCGCCGGGGTGCATGGCCTACGCCTGTATGTCCAACGCGTGAGCGAGGAGTGA
- the rfbD gene encoding dTDP-4-dehydrorhamnose reductase gives MRILITGASGQVGTALTHALQPRHVILRGDRARLDITQPEATTTIIHQQPELVIHCAAWTDVDGCARDPDRALLVNALGTRHVALACQALDIPLVYISTNEVFDGQATQPYLEFDAPHPINPYGYSKWAGEQIVQQLLRRFYIVRIAWVFGGPRNFVRTVLRLGQERAELAMVDDEIGTPTYAPDLAAAIARLIEQPAYGIYHLTNSGFCSRYEFAAEILRQAGLTQVCLRPIKLADYRRDSTPPRFGALRNFVAATDLGITLRPWQAALADFLAAQQAQPA, from the coding sequence GTGCGCATCTTGATCACCGGTGCGAGTGGGCAAGTCGGCACCGCGCTGACGCACGCCCTGCAACCAAGGCATGTCATTCTGCGCGGTGATCGCGCCCGGCTCGATATCACGCAGCCGGAGGCGACCACTACGATCATCCACCAGCAACCAGAGCTGGTGATCCACTGCGCCGCCTGGACCGATGTCGATGGCTGCGCGCGCGATCCCGATCGCGCCCTGCTGGTCAACGCGCTGGGCACGCGCCATGTAGCGCTCGCCTGCCAAGCGCTTGACATCCCTCTGGTCTACATCAGCACCAACGAAGTGTTCGATGGTCAGGCGACGCAGCCATATCTGGAGTTTGATGCCCCGCATCCGATCAACCCATACGGCTACAGCAAATGGGCCGGCGAGCAGATCGTTCAACAACTGCTGCGGCGCTTCTACATTGTGCGCATCGCCTGGGTCTTCGGCGGCCCGCGCAACTTCGTGCGCACCGTGCTGCGCTTGGGCCAGGAACGCGCAGAGCTGGCGATGGTCGATGACGAGATCGGCACACCCACCTATGCCCCTGATCTGGCCGCGGCGATCGCCCGGCTGATCGAGCAACCGGCCTATGGCATCTACCACCTCACCAATAGCGGATTCTGTTCGCGCTACGAATTCGCTGCAGAAATCCTACGCCAGGCCGGGCTGACGCAGGTATGCCTGCGCCCGATCAAGCTGGCCGACTACCGCCGCGACAGCACGCCGCCGCGCTTCGGCGCGCTGCGCAACTTCGTGGCCGCGACCGATCTGGGCATTACGCTGCGACCCTGGCAGGCAGCCCTGGCCGACTTCCTCGCAGCGCAGCAAGCCCAACCGGCATGA
- a CDS encoding NYN domain-containing protein has translation MHYLIDGHNLIGQCRTIHLADPDDEAKLVDALHRWVLRFRHHQVTVVFDGSVPGYPHTLDRSGVRVLFARSPDDADARLIHLIKRINAPQRYRVVSSDRAVAAAARERGIQVIRAEAFAAELEAPRPAHQRGPSRPRPEPKLSRTEVDAWLREFGVDDPPQR, from the coding sequence ATGCATTACTTGATCGATGGACACAACCTGATCGGGCAGTGCCGAACTATCCACCTGGCTGATCCCGACGACGAAGCGAAGCTCGTGGACGCGTTGCATCGCTGGGTGCTGCGGTTCCGTCACCACCAGGTGACGGTGGTCTTTGATGGTAGCGTGCCTGGCTACCCGCACACGCTGGATCGCAGCGGCGTGCGTGTGCTCTTTGCCCGCTCGCCCGACGACGCGGACGCACGGTTGATTCATTTAATTAAACGGATTAATGCACCCCAGCGTTACCGCGTCGTCAGCTCGGATCGCGCTGTAGCTGCCGCCGCCCGCGAACGCGGCATCCAGGTGATCCGCGCTGAAGCCTTCGCCGCCGAGCTGGAAGCGCCCCGACCGGCGCACCAACGCGGGCCGTCCCGTCCACGTCCAGAACCCAAGCTCTCGCGCACCGAGGTCGACGCCTGGCTGCGCGAGTTCGGCGTCGATGATCCCCCGCAGCGCTGA
- a CDS encoding slipin family protein, whose translation MFEGLGLLLCLGALLFIAVMYLFSAIRVVPEYERGVIFRLGRLVGARGPGLFFVWPPFERMVRVDLRVLTMDVPSQEVITLDNVTIKVNAVLYFMVVDPSKAVVNVADYIRATMQIAQTTVRSVMGKVELDTILADRARLNSEIQQIIDEQTEPWGVKVTIVEIKDVELPQMMQRAMARQAEAEREKRAKIIHAEGEYQASRQLAEAAQIIAHEPVTLQLRYLQTLTEIAAEKSSTILFPFPIDIVRPFLGMLGTSEEVELKKAALAGRAVDDASPPSLRGSDGEPAAAERRAAPRDTTEPPSPTTER comes from the coding sequence ATGTTCGAAGGATTGGGACTGTTACTCTGTTTGGGAGCGCTGCTGTTCATCGCCGTGATGTACCTGTTCTCGGCCATCCGCGTGGTTCCCGAGTACGAACGCGGCGTGATCTTTCGGCTGGGACGGCTGGTCGGCGCGCGTGGGCCGGGCCTGTTCTTCGTCTGGCCGCCTTTTGAGCGTATGGTGCGCGTTGATCTGCGCGTATTGACCATGGATGTCCCCTCGCAGGAGGTGATCACCCTCGACAACGTGACCATCAAGGTCAACGCCGTGCTGTACTTCATGGTGGTCGATCCCAGCAAGGCGGTGGTCAACGTCGCCGATTACATCCGCGCCACGATGCAGATCGCGCAGACCACGGTGCGCAGCGTGATGGGCAAGGTCGAGCTGGATACGATCCTGGCCGATCGCGCCCGGCTCAACAGCGAGATCCAGCAGATCATCGACGAGCAGACCGAGCCGTGGGGCGTCAAGGTCACCATTGTCGAGATCAAGGACGTCGAGCTGCCGCAGATGATGCAGCGCGCCATGGCGCGGCAAGCGGAGGCCGAGCGTGAAAAGCGCGCCAAGATCATCCACGCCGAAGGCGAGTATCAGGCCTCGCGACAACTGGCCGAAGCGGCGCAGATCATCGCCCATGAGCCGGTGACGCTGCAGTTACGCTACCTGCAAACCCTGACCGAGATCGCCGCCGAGAAGAGCTCGACGATCCTCTTCCCGTTTCCGATCGATATTGTGCGGCCCTTCTTGGGCATGCTGGGGACGTCGGAGGAGGTAGAGCTGAAGAAGGCAGCGCTGGCCGGCCGAGCAGTGGACGACGCATCACCGCCGTCGTTGCGCGGTAGTGATGGTGAGCCCGCTGCAGCCGAGCGCCGGGCTGCGCCCCGCGACACGACCGAACCACCGTCCCCCACAACCGAACGTTGA
- a CDS encoding response regulator, producing the protein MTTHPPILVADDDDVIRQVVVQLLRRLAPGAQIVAVADGAQALAAIQHTRFGLVITDYHMPGASGLDVLLAARARDPAVPVIVASAQHYLEPSVLAAGATAFLPKPFTVEQLSALLRQLLP; encoded by the coding sequence GTGACAACACACCCCCCCATTCTGGTGGCGGATGATGACGATGTCATTCGCCAGGTCGTTGTTCAACTTCTTCGTCGCCTCGCGCCTGGCGCACAGATTGTTGCCGTGGCTGATGGCGCGCAGGCGCTGGCCGCGATCCAGCACACCCGGTTTGGATTGGTGATTACAGATTACCACATGCCGGGTGCATCTGGGTTGGACGTGCTGCTGGCCGCCCGCGCGCGCGATCCGGCCGTGCCCGTCATCGTTGCATCGGCGCAGCACTACCTTGAGCCGAGCGTGCTGGCCGCCGGCGCGACGGCGTTTCTCCCCAAGCCGTTCACGGTTGAGCAGCTCAGCGCGCTGTTGCGGCAGCTCCTGCCCTGA
- a CDS encoding dolichyl-phosphate beta-glucosyltransferase, translating to MAPFLSIVIPAYNEERRLPTTLEQIAAFAAEQPFEIELLIVDDGSSDATAAQAEAFAATHPHVVVLHNDHRGKGYAVRSGVLAAQGRYVLFTDADLAVPMSEWQKFQPLLEAGYDVVIGSREGLGARRIGEPRHRHLMGRAFNMLVRAIALRGIQDTQCGFKAFRREAGRCIFKRVQLYGDAARPVQGAAVTAFDVEVLFLARKLGYRIAEVPVLWRYGSETKVDPLRDSWRNFSDVVRVRWNDLRGLYAGVPVAGNTPGK from the coding sequence GTGGCACCGTTCCTTTCGATTGTGATTCCGGCCTACAACGAGGAGCGCCGCCTGCCCACAACCCTGGAGCAGATCGCCGCCTTCGCCGCCGAGCAACCCTTCGAGATCGAACTGCTGATCGTTGATGACGGCAGTAGCGATGCGACAGCAGCACAGGCCGAAGCCTTCGCCGCCACCCATCCACACGTTGTGGTCCTGCACAACGACCACCGTGGCAAGGGCTACGCGGTGCGCAGCGGGGTGTTGGCTGCGCAGGGACGCTACGTGCTGTTCACCGATGCCGATCTCGCCGTACCGATGAGCGAGTGGCAGAAGTTCCAGCCCTTGCTGGAAGCCGGCTACGATGTCGTGATCGGCTCGCGCGAAGGGCTGGGCGCGCGCCGCATCGGCGAGCCGCGCCATCGGCACCTTATGGGCCGCGCCTTCAATATGCTGGTACGCGCCATTGCCCTGCGCGGTATTCAGGATACGCAGTGTGGCTTCAAGGCGTTTCGGCGCGAAGCAGGCCGCTGCATCTTCAAGCGCGTGCAGCTCTACGGCGATGCCGCCCGCCCGGTGCAGGGCGCAGCCGTTACCGCCTTCGACGTCGAAGTGCTGTTCCTGGCGCGCAAGCTGGGCTACCGTATCGCAGAGGTGCCGGTCCTGTGGCGCTACGGCTCGGAAACCAAGGTCGATCCACTCCGCGACTCCTGGCGCAATTTCAGCGATGTGGTGCGCGTGCGCTGGAACGATCTGCGCGGGCTGTACGCCGGTGTGCCCGTCGCCGGCAATACGCCGGGCAAGTAG